In a genomic window of Punica granatum isolate Tunisia-2019 chromosome 6, ASM765513v2, whole genome shotgun sequence:
- the LOC116210355 gene encoding uncharacterized protein LOC116210355 isoform X1: MAATAANSSSPSVRCSLLPHRPIPSRPSFFKPISSVNTNRSIGFSGLSSSPSPTAIPLQRWGCFPTLAREGKLRLRMPAVSGSLGGNEDETDQEAAVTDTESGATIDLKLPRRRLLVQFTCNECGERTNRLVNRLAYERGLVFVQCAGCLRHHKLVDNLGLIVEYDLREETNVKFDKDEDTVS, translated from the exons ATGGCGGCAACGGCCGCTAACAGTTCATCTCCCTCTGTTCGTTGCTCGCTACTCCCCCACAGACCCATCCCATCTCGACCTTCCTTCTTCAAGCCCATTTCTTCCGTCAACACGAACCGTAGCATCGGCTTCTCCGGGTTGAGCTCGTCACCTAGTCCTACAGCTATCCCGCTGCAGAG GTGGGGTTGCTTTCCAACTTTAGCTAGAGAGGGGAAGCTGAGACTTCGGATGCCGGCAGTTTCTGGGTCGTTGGGGGGCAATGAGGATGAGACCGACCAGGAAGCGGCAGTGACAGATACCGAGTCG GGTGCAACTATTGACTTGAAGCTGCCGAGAAGAAGATTGCTGGTGCAGTTCACATGTAATGAATGTGGTGAAAGAACGAACAGGCTCGTGAACCGATTAGCCTATGAACGAGGTCTCGTCTTTGTACAA TGCGCAGGTTGTCTTCGGCATCATAAGTTAGTCGACAATCTTGGGCTGATTGTGGAGTACGACTTGCGAGAAGAAACTAACGTGAAGTTCGATAAGGATGAAGATACAGTTTCCTGA
- the LOC116210904 gene encoding putative phospholipid-transporting ATPase 9: protein MPGGRRRKLRLSKIYSFRCGRSSFKEDHSQIGGPGFSRVVYCNEPDCFESGVRNYRTNYVRTTKYTVATFLPKSLFEQFRRVANFYFLVTGVLAFTPLAPYTAVSAIVPLIIIVGATMVKEGIEDWRRKQQDIEVNRRKVKFHKSGGVFDCTEWKNLKVGEIVKVNKDEFFPADLLLLSSSYDDAICYVETMNLDGETNLKVKQGLEATSSLHTDSSFQDFKALVKCEDPNANLYSFVGSMEFQDNQYPLSPQQLLLRDSKLRNTDYIFGAVIFTGHDTKVMQNSTDPPSKRSKIEKKMDLIIYVLFLILFSMSFIGSILFGIWTKEDYHNGKMKRWYLRPDSSTVFFDPGRAPMAAVYHFLTGLMLFNYFIPISLYVSIEVVKVLQTIFINQDILMYYEETDRPAHARTSNLNEELGQVDTILSDKTGTLTCNSMEFVKCSIGGTAYGCAVTEVERTLERRKSYGYNHTEHSNETKSSPIKGYNFNDERIENANWVKEEHSDVIQKFFRLLALCHTAIPEVDDETGKILYEAESPDEASFVIAARKLGFEFYKRTQTSISLHELDPASGQKVERVYQLLDVLEFNSSRKRMSVIVRDEEGKLLIFSKGADSVMFERLAKSGREFEEDTRVHVHGYADAGLRTLILACRELDEEEYRNFSKKLNEAKNSVSADRDTLVDGVTEEIEKDLILLGATAVEDKLQNGVSDCIDKLAQAGIKIWVLTGDKMETAINIGFACSLLRQGMKQIIITLETPEIKALEKAGDKSAITKAFKESVHQQITKGKALIGGSSEAFALIIDGKSLTYALEDDIKDRFLQLAVGCSSVICCRSSPKQKALVTRLVKSGTGRTTLAIGDGANDVGMLQEADIGVGISGVEGMQAVMSSDVAIAQFRYLERLLLVHGHWCYRRISSMICYFFYKNIVFGFSLFLYEAYASFSGQPAYNDWYLSLYNVFFTSLPVLALGIFDQDVSARFCLKFPKLYQQGVQNILFSWSRILSWMFNGFFSAASVFFLCTTALEPQAFNQDGLVADRGILGPIMYTCIVWIVNLQIATAISYLTMMHHLFIWGSIVLWYLFLLAYGAISPTSSTTAYKVFVEALAPTPIFWVVIPFVVITTLIPYFAYSAIQMRFFPMYHEIIQWIRHEEKSHNPQSGDMVRPTDCLPSRSHRVT from the exons ATGCCAGGGGGCAGAAGGAGAAAGCTGCGTCTTAGCAAGATCTACTCATTCAGGTGTGGGAGATCGTCCTTCAAGGAGGACCATTCGCAGATTGGTGGACCCGGGTTCTCACGGGTCGTCTATTGCAACGAACCCGATTGCTTCGAGTCCGGCGTTAGGAACTATAGGACTAACTACGTTCGGACGACAAAGTACACCGTTGCTACTTTCTTGCCGAAGTCACTGTTTGAGCAGTTCAGGAGGGTGGCCAATTTCTACTTTCTCGTCACTGGTGTTCTCGCCTTCACTCCTCTAGCTCCTTACACTGCTGTCAGTGCAATCGTCCCTCTCATCATTATCGTCGGAGCGACCATGGTTAAAGAAGGCATTGAGGATTGGCGGCGGAAACAGCAG GATATTGAGGTTAACAGAAGAAAGGTCAAATTTCACAAAAGTGGCGGGGTTTTCGACTGTACGGAGTGGAAGAATTTGAAAGTTGGAGAGATAGTGAAGGTAAACAAGGACGAATTCTTCCCTGCAGACCTTCTCTTGCTCTCATCCAGTTATGACGATGCGATTTGCTATGTGGAGACCATGAACCTCGATGGTGAAACCAACTTAAAAGTGAAACAAGGACTGGAGGCAACATCGAGTTTGCATACTGATTCGAGCTTTCAAGACTTCAAGGCACTCGTTAAATGTGAAGACCCGAATGCCAACTTGTATTCTTTTGTTGGGAGCATGGAGTTTCAAGATAATCAATACCCGCTCTCACCTCAGCAGCTCCTCCTTCGAGACTCAAAACTTCGAAACACAGACTACATATTTGGGGCGGTTATCTTTACTGGTCATGACACGAAGGTAATGCAGAACTCAACTGACCCGCCCTCAAAGAGGAGTAAGATTGAGAAGAAGATGGACCTCATTATCTACGTCTTGTTCCTGATCTTGTTCTCAATGTCTTTTATTGGATCCATTCTCTTTGGCATTTGGACTAAAGAAGATTACCACAATGGCAAAATGAAGAGATGGTATCTTAGGCCCGACAGTTCAACAGTTTTCTTTGATCCTGGAAGAGCTCCGATGGCAGCAGTATATCACTTCCTCACTGGGCTGATGCTTTTTAATTACTTCATCCCAATCTCATTATATGTATCAATAGAGGTTGTAAAAGTTCTTCAGACCATCTTCATCAATCAAGACATTCTCATGTACTATGAAGAAACTGATCGTCCTGCTCATGCTCGAACCTCGAATTTGAATGAGGAACTTGGTCAGGTTGATACGATACTTTCTGATAAGACGGGAACTTTAACATGCAATTCTATGGAGTTTGTTAAGTGTTCTATCGGGGGGACCGCCTATGGGTGTGCAGTCACAGAGGTTGAGAGGACTCTGGAGCGAAGGAAATCTTATGGATACAATCACACTGAGCATTCAAATGAGACTAAATCGTCGCCCATTAAGGGCTACAATTTTAATGATGAGAGGATCGAGAATGCCAATTGGGTGAAAGAGGAACACTCGGACGTGATTCAGAAATTCTTCCGTTTACTGGCACTTTGTCACACAGCCATTCCCGAAGTGGATGATGAAACTGGGAAAATCTTATATGAAGCTGAGTCACCAGACGAGGCTTCTTTCGTGATTGCAGCAAGAAAGCTCGGGTTCGAGTTTTATAAGAGGACCCAGACGAGCATCTCATTGCATGAGCTAGATCCTGCCTCTGGTCAGAAAGTAGAAAG GGTCTATCAGCTATTAGATGTCCTAGAATTCAACAGTTCAAGAAAGAGGATGTCTGTGATAGTGAGGGACGAGGAAGGAAAGCTACTTATATTTAGCAAAGGAGCCGACAG TGTAATGTTTGAAAGGCTTGCTAAAAGCGGTAGGGAGTTTGAAGAGGATACACGGGTACATGTGCATGGATATGCAGATGCAGGTCTGAGGACCCTCATACTTGCTTGTCGAGAACTCGATGAGGAAGAATACAGAAATTTCAGCAAGAAACTGAACGAGGCCAAGAACTCGGTATCTGCTGATCGCGACACACTTGTCGATGGGGTGACAGAGGAAATTGAGAAGGATCTGATTCTTCTTGGCGCCACTGCTGTTGAGGATAAACTGCAGAATGGG GTTTCCGATTGCATTGACAAGCTTGCACAAGCTGGAATCAAAATATGGGTTTTGACCGGAGACAAGATGGAGACTGCAATCAATATTGG GTTTGCTTGTAGCCTTCTTAGGCAAGGGATGAAGCAGATTATAATCACTTTAGAGACTCCAGAAATAAAAGCACTGGAGAAGGCAGGAGACAAGTCTGCAATAACAAAG GCTTTCAAGGAAAGTGTTCATCAGCAGATAACAAAAGGGAAGGCCCTCATTGGTGGAAGCTCGGAGGCATTTGCTCTGATCATCGATGGGAAATCGCTCACTTATGCTCTAGAAGATGATATAAAGGACAGATTTCTGCAGCTTGCAGTTGGGTGTTCATCTGTCATATGCTGTCGTTCATCTCCAAAACAGAAGGCATTG GTTACTAGACTAGTCAAATCTGGGACGGGGAGAACGACATTAGCAATAGGTGATGGAGCCAATGATGTAGGAATGCTTCAAGAAGCAGATATTGGGGTCGGAATAAGCGGTGTTGAAGGAATGCAG GCGGTCATGTCCAGCGATGTAGCAATAGCTCAGTTCCGGTACTTGGAGAGGTTGCTCCTCGTGCATGGGCATTGGTGTTACCGGAGGATCTCATCAATG ATATGCTACTTCTTCTACAAGAACATCGTATTTGGCTTCTCCCTCTTTTTGTACGAGGCATATGCTTCGTTTTCAGGACAGCCCGCCTACAATGACTGGTACCTGTCACTCTACAATGTCTTCTTTACCTCACTTCCAGTTCTTGCATTGGGAATTTTCGATCAGGATGTATCTGCAAGGTTCTGCCTCAAG TTCCCAAAGTTATATCAACAAGGAGTTCAGAACATCCTCTTCAGCTGGTCCCGAATCCTCAGTTGGATGTTCAACGGATTCTTTAGTGCAGCAAGTGTATTCTTCCTCTGCACGACAGCGCTGGAGCCCCAGGCCTTCAACCAAGATGGTCTAGTCGCAGACCGAGGGATCCTCGGACCCATAATGTATACTTGCATTGTATGGATTGTGAACCTGCAGATAGCCACGGCCATCAGCTACTTAACGATGATGCATCACTTGTTCATATGGGGCTCGATCGTCCTCTGGTACCTCTTCCTGTTGGCTTATGGGGCCATCTCCCCGACTTCCTCAACCACTGCCTACAAGGTCTTCGTCGAAGCTCTAGCCCCGACTCCTATCTTCTGGGTTGTCATCCCTTTCGTGGTCATCACGACCTTGATCCCATACTTCGCTTACTCGGCCATTCAGATGCGGTTCTTCCCGATGTATCATGAGATCATACAGTGGATACGGCATGAGGAAAAATCGCACAATCCTCAGTCGGGTGACATGGTCAGGCCCACAGACTGTCTACCTTCAAGGTCCCACCGCGTAACATAA
- the LOC116210355 gene encoding uncharacterized protein LOC116210355 isoform X2, translating to MAATAANSSSPSVRCSLLPHRPIPSRPSFFKPISSVNTNRSIGFSGLSSSPSPTAIPLQRWGCFPTLAREGKLRLRMPAVSGSLGGNEDETDQEAAVTDTESGATIDLKLPRRRLLVQFTCNECGERTNRLVNRLAYERGCLRHHKLVDNLGLIVEYDLREETNVKFDKDEDTVS from the exons ATGGCGGCAACGGCCGCTAACAGTTCATCTCCCTCTGTTCGTTGCTCGCTACTCCCCCACAGACCCATCCCATCTCGACCTTCCTTCTTCAAGCCCATTTCTTCCGTCAACACGAACCGTAGCATCGGCTTCTCCGGGTTGAGCTCGTCACCTAGTCCTACAGCTATCCCGCTGCAGAG GTGGGGTTGCTTTCCAACTTTAGCTAGAGAGGGGAAGCTGAGACTTCGGATGCCGGCAGTTTCTGGGTCGTTGGGGGGCAATGAGGATGAGACCGACCAGGAAGCGGCAGTGACAGATACCGAGTCG GGTGCAACTATTGACTTGAAGCTGCCGAGAAGAAGATTGCTGGTGCAGTTCACATGTAATGAATGTGGTGAAAGAACGAACAGGCTCGTGAACCGATTAGCCTATGAACGAG GTTGTCTTCGGCATCATAAGTTAGTCGACAATCTTGGGCTGATTGTGGAGTACGACTTGCGAGAAGAAACTAACGTGAAGTTCGATAAGGATGAAGATACAGTTTCCTGA
- the LOC116210355 gene encoding uncharacterized protein LOC116210355 isoform X3 gives MAATAANSSSPSVRCSLLPHRPIPSRPSFFKPISSVNTNRSIGFSGLSSSPSPTAIPLQRWGCFPTLAREGKLRLRMPAVSGSLGGNEDETDQEAAVTDTESGATIDLKLPRRRLLVQFTCNECGERTNRLVNRLAYERGLVFVQVVFGIIS, from the exons ATGGCGGCAACGGCCGCTAACAGTTCATCTCCCTCTGTTCGTTGCTCGCTACTCCCCCACAGACCCATCCCATCTCGACCTTCCTTCTTCAAGCCCATTTCTTCCGTCAACACGAACCGTAGCATCGGCTTCTCCGGGTTGAGCTCGTCACCTAGTCCTACAGCTATCCCGCTGCAGAG GTGGGGTTGCTTTCCAACTTTAGCTAGAGAGGGGAAGCTGAGACTTCGGATGCCGGCAGTTTCTGGGTCGTTGGGGGGCAATGAGGATGAGACCGACCAGGAAGCGGCAGTGACAGATACCGAGTCG GGTGCAACTATTGACTTGAAGCTGCCGAGAAGAAGATTGCTGGTGCAGTTCACATGTAATGAATGTGGTGAAAGAACGAACAGGCTCGTGAACCGATTAGCCTATGAACGAGGTCTCGTCTTTGTACAA GTTGTCTTCGGCATCATAAGTTAG
- the LOC116210354 gene encoding tRNA(adenine(34)) deaminase, chloroplastic: protein MYSSTVLSLRAKGSASFPFTDHSHSPLADRVDRCGVHFSLSSSSSCCYSCCCCACACCGHGRAAAHGVPVSATFLYGLRQSSLLQRSASRRLILGGGGDRQYYQVPGYGVGRDHYESSCVFKERGGEGGGRGRRRKVIQCMVSEENSEIRRLSQFEEAEAVLSLLIEEVDVGSFGGGERKGASTSKRVEMEKKKIYGSECSKGRKRNVRSDLAERDSKHRLESVAIESREECHSCKMKRERESRQEGGKMRKDASDCSSYYSVSSSGDFESGSEEIRDAKFQQNSSASNDEDSSAKERSRMRKEPSEELKRNEEVGEKDAVLQRKGSTLRSNAEWDSRKKSEKKLDEVSMEETQSTKESSLVPPSILRTHGEDDYQKASTSRRQFTGVDEKLDVSVNLDSRGRRSIYSRTENDAVALSELRKKTEKSADVCKVCGSDVTLSSQSREQLGMREENVAVSTDSVGQARDDSLKAVRRSPQQLSAGVRVQEIDSEAASKLQRESDTRVSNRQESKSLTSGSAQKREQQKKVQKDEQIIKQSDMRRSQQHTELSECHQNIERTYISNRQRREENTNLVSSSVSNHREQYSQTTQEEAYCSKRSRDESTDLTSKSSHRVNEGETALSSQRTSEQKMADRRSNITVVVNVGDGVSKSRGGSSERVMQTESQNEGTRLTKVFSSPVNVPRMNRQAEPQIGDDKDSSTLISTTQPPQGRVPAYIRQTGRVEASESKFTGLWTPELKPEVESEHRGDGAYGTPLNLVAPEDALESAQRFDQLSNQVVGEFIEKARHEVLSSELQLKTSETELTDRRQDQTQTSSSRFGSEVKIKGGHSRSSLRGSGTKGPSDEIWLETKISAQEPPKAEAEPPENIVGSGQAIVKRTGRSLWNIIADIVRLRWGSHAETPHSTSRRGKKSSSNESASSEAWFSGREQGSTPAEAITPLHRIQSTSASVKSQAESSSSDKNRLFEEQVSSPLTSGTSSASQVTSSTNIQEDYGTHEYMKQLESSGTPFSIELVEPSASAVEVEATVGAGGADLSLGGSMEKMEPPAAKLTMVSGMEGKSGALKQREFQRARQVPKDRFDEWEEAYKLESEQCRIDEMFMREALIEAKKAADNWEVPVGAVLVQHGKIIARGYNLVEELRDSTAHAEMICIREASNVLRSWRLADSTLYVTLEPCPMCAGAILQARVDTLVWGAPNKLLGADGSWIRLFPIGEGSSGSETAEKPAPPAHPFHPNMTIRRGVLASECADTMQQFFQLRRKKKEKKPEEPETPPSCLPVAPHPSKLLHKMHDIFHITFCL from the exons ATGTACAGCTCGACAGTTCTGTCTCTCAGGGCCAAAGGATCTGCTTCTTTCCCCTTCACCGACCATTCTCACTCCCCATTGGCTGATAGAGTAGATAGGTGCGGTGTACATTTCTCTTTGTCGTCCTCGTCGTCGTGTTGCTATAGCTGTTGTTGTTGTGCTTGTGCTTGCTGTGGACATGGCCGTGCTGCTGCCCACGGGGTGCCCGTAAGCGCTACCTTTTTGTATGGGCTGAGGCAGTCGTCTTTGCTCCAGCGGTCAGCTTCCAGAAGGCTGATTTTGGGCGGTGGCGGAGATCGGCAGTATTACCAGGTCCCGGGGTATGGAGTTGGGCGGGATCATTATGAGTCATCCTGCGTTTTTAAGGAGAGGGGCGGTGAGGGAGGAGGcagagggaggaggaggaaagtTATTCAGTGTATGGTCTCGGAAGAGAACAGTGAGATTCGGCGGTTAAGCCAGTTCGAGGAAGCTGAGGCTGTGCTTAGTTTGTTGATTGAGGAAGTGGATGTGGGGTCATTTGGTGGCGGAGAGAGGAAGGGGGCTTCCACCTCCAAGAGGGTGgaaatggagaagaagaagatttaTGGGAGTGAATGTTCAAAGGGCAGGAAGAGGAATGTGAGGTCGGATTTAGCCGAGAGAGATTCGAAGCACAGGCTTGAATCGGTAGCAATTGAGTCTAGGGAGGAGTGTCATTCGTGTAAAATGAAGAGGGAAAGGGAGTCGAGACAGGAGGGTGGTAAGATGAGGAAAGACGCATCTGATTGCTCTTCTTATTACTCTGTTTCATCTTCGGGTGATTTCGAGAGCGGTTCAGAAGAGattagagatgctaagtttcAGCAAAACTCGTCAGCTTCGAATGATGAAGACTCTTCAGCGAAAGAAAGGAGTCGGATGCGGAAGGAACCATCGGAAGAATTAAAGAGGAATGAGGAGGTTGGGGAGAAAGATGCAGTTTTGCAACGCAAAGGGTCCACTTTGAGGAGTAATGCTGAGTGGGATTCGAGAAAGAAGTCAGAGAAAAAGCTTGATGAAGTTTCAATGGAAGAGACACAATCAACAAAGGAATCATCGCTGGTGCCACCTAGCATATTGAGGACCCATGGAGAAGATGATTATCAAAAAGCGTCCACTTCTCGCCGGCAATTCACTGGTGTAGATGAGAAGTTGGATGTGTCAGTTAATTTAGACTCAAGAGGCAGAAGAAGCATTTATAGTCGAACAGAAAATGATGCTGTCGCTCTATCAGAGTTGAgaaagaaaacagaaaaatctgCTGACGTTTGTAAAGTCTGTGGCAGTGACGTGACGTTGTCTTCCCAATCTCGTGAACAGCTTGGTATGAGGGAAGAGAATGTGGCTGTCTCCACTGATTCTGTTGGGCAGGCTAGAGATGATTCCCTAAAAGCAGTGAGGAGGTCTCCCCAACAACTTTCTGCAGGGGTGAGAGTCCAAGAAATTGATTCTGAGGCAGCATCCAAGCTGCAGAGGGAGTCTGACACCAGGGTCAGTAATAGGCAAGAAAGCAAGAGCCTTACCTCGGGTTCAGCTCAGAAGAGAGAGCAGCAAAAGAAAGTCCAGAAAGATGAGCAGATTATTAAACAAAGTGACATGAGGAGATCTCAACAGCACACTGAGTTGTCAGAATGTCACCAAAATATTGAAAGAACATATATTTCAAATAGACAGCGCCGGGAAGAAAACACAAATTTGGTTTCAAGCTCAGTATCTAATCATAGAGAACAATATTCCCAGACCACACAAGAGGAAGCATATTGTAGCAAACGTTCAAGAGATGAATCTACAGATCTCACCAGCAAATCATCGCACCGTGTGAATGAGGGGGAGACTGCTTTGAGCTCCCAAAGAACTTCTGAACAGAAAATGGCTGATAGGAGAAGCAATATTACAGTTGTTGTGAATGTAGGTGATGGTGTGAGTAAAAGTCGTGGGGGAAGTAGTGAAAGAGTCATGCAAACTGAATCTCAAAATGAGGGTACAAGGCTCACTAAAGTATTTAGTTCTCCAGTGAATGTTCCTAGAATGAATCGTCAAGCAGAGCCTCAAATTGGTGATGACAAAGATAGCTCAACATTGATATCGACCACTCAGCCTCCTCAGGGTCGTGTCCCTGCTTATATTAGGCAGACCGGTAGGGTGGAAGCTTCAGAAAGCAAATTTACAGGACTGTGGACCCCTGAACTGAAGCCTGAGGTTGAAAGTGAACATAGAGGAGATGGTGCATATGGGACACCCCTTAACCTGGTGGCTCCTGAGGATGCTCTTGAATCGGCACAGCGTTTTGATCAGTTGTCTAATCAGGTAGTTGGAGAGTTCATAGAAAAGGCTCGGCATGAAGTTTTGAGTTCAGAACTCCAATTAAAGACATCTGAGACAGAGTTGACAGATAGAAGACAAGATCAAACACAAACGAGTTCCAGTCGATTTGGTTCTGAAGTTAAAATTAAGGGTGGTCACTCAAGGAGCTCGTTGAGGGGTTCTGGAACAAAGGGGCCTTCTGATGAAATATGGCTTGAGACTAAGATCTCTGCCCAAGAACCTCCAAAGGCAGAGGCAGAACCACCTGAGAACATTGTGGGAAGTGGACAAGCTATTGTGAAGAGGACAGGCCGGTCTCTGTGGAATATAATCGCTGATATAGTTCGTTTGCGATGGGGCTCACATGCTGAGACTCCACATTCAACTTCTCGAAGAGGAAAAAAGAGTTCGTCAAATGAATCTGCAAGTAGTGAGGCATGGTTTTCTGGTCGTGAGCAGGGAAGCACACCAGCTGAAGCAATAACACCATTGCATAGGATCCAATCGACGAGTGCTTCTGTTAAGAGTCAAGCAGAGTCTTCATCAAGTGACAAGAACAGACTTTTCGAGGAGCAGGTTTCATCTCCTCTTACTTCGGGAACTAGTTCAGCATCACAGGTCACCTCTTCTACTAACATACAGGAAGATTATGGTACCCATGAATATATGAAACAGTTGGAAAGTAGTGGTACTCCTTTCTCAATTGAACTAGTTGAGCCGTCAGCTTCTGCGGTGGAAGTAGAAGCTACAGTTGGTGCAGGTGGAGCTGATTTATCCCTGGGCGGTTCAATGGAGAAGATGGAGCCACCAGCTGCGAAGTTGACAATGGTGTCGGGAATGGAAGGAAAAAGTGGAGCGCTGAAGCAGAGAGAATTCCAGAGAGCCAGGCAGGTCCCAAAAGATAGGTTTGATGAATGGGAAGAGGCCTATAAACTCGAAAGCGAGCAGTGTAGGATTGATGAGATGTTTATGAGGGAAGCACTGATAGAAGCAAAGAAAGCCGCTGATAACTGGGAAGTTCCTGTAGGCGCTGTACTGGTGCAGCATGGGAAGATAATTGCTCGTGGATACAATTT GGTGGAAGAATTGCGGGATTCCACTGCCCATGCTGAAATGATATGCATAAGAGAGGCCTCTAATGTACTTCGGTCATGGAGGCTTGCG GATTCAACACTCTACGTGACTCTTGAACCATGTCCCATGTGCGCTGGAGCTATTCTTCAAGCACGGGTGGACACTCTTGTATGGGGAGCTCCTAATAAGCTTCTTGGAGCTGATGGCAGTTGGATTAG GCTTTTCCCTATTGGGGAAGGATCTAGCGGTTCAGAAACCGCGGAGAAGCCAGCTCCTCCCGCACATCCGTTCCACCCGAACATGACAATAAGGCGAGGGGTACTGGCCTCAGAGTGCGCAGACACGATGCAGCAGTTCTTTCAGctgagaaggaagaagaaagagaagaaaccgGAAGAACCAGAAACCCCTCCGTCCTGCCTTCCCGTAGCTCCCCACCCTTCGAAGCTTCTCCACAAGATGCACGACATATTCCACATAACCTTCTGCTTGTAA